The following coding sequences are from one Arthrobacter sp. 24S4-2 window:
- a CDS encoding efflux RND transporter permease subunit, with amino-acid sequence MKQRNSGTARVPFWLRWLVPVLLVVTWLAIAGVGGPTFGRLDEVSSNDQASFLPAGAEATEAQGWEARFRDSDEIPAVIVVENDSAFTPAQLGEAAVLKAKLASLQAGSAVIGPIPSEDGRAVQFVVPIPSAGEVKEIVRELRDEVTASAPAGMQTFVTGPAGLAADLVSAFAGIDGILLLVALAAVFVILLIVYRSLLLPIAVLFTSVFALCAAILLVFGMAKLGWIQLNGQSQGILSILVIGAATDYALLFVARFREALTHTTNRTAAVLTAWKASFEPILASGATVIIALLCLLFSDLNSNKALGPVAAAGILCSLFAALTLLPAMMALLGRAAFWPFRPKLVPETEREPQLVTGLEGQKGLWRATGSLVSRRPRTVWVASVLLLLAASAGILQLKANGVPQTDVILTASNAVDGQDALARHFDAGSGSPVVIVADQAAADRVLDKVKATDGIGGAYLLSDGGVPIISGAAAAPGAPTAPGVRDGKVLINAILDYAADSTDAENVVVKLRESVKTADEGSLVGGVTATALDTNTTAQRDLVTIIPVVLAVILVILMLLLRSVLAPVLLVASVVLSYAAAMGVSALVFNNIFGFPGADATVPLFGFVFLVALGVDYNIFLMSRVREESLKHGTRPGLLRGLGVTGGVITSAGVVLAATFAALGVIPIMFLVQLAFIVAFGVLLDTVLVRSLLVPALSYDLGRRIWWPGKLSKPEPDSVARRDTADRPESDLEGVARR; translated from the coding sequence ATGAAACAGAGAAATTCCGGCACCGCGCGCGTCCCGTTCTGGCTGCGCTGGCTGGTCCCCGTGCTGCTCGTCGTCACCTGGCTGGCCATCGCCGGCGTTGGCGGCCCCACCTTCGGCCGGTTGGATGAAGTGTCGTCCAACGACCAGGCATCGTTCCTTCCCGCCGGCGCGGAAGCCACGGAGGCCCAGGGCTGGGAGGCCAGGTTCAGGGACTCGGACGAGATCCCCGCCGTCATCGTGGTCGAAAACGATTCCGCGTTCACCCCCGCGCAGCTGGGCGAGGCCGCGGTCCTCAAGGCCAAACTCGCAAGCCTGCAGGCCGGTAGCGCAGTGATCGGCCCTATCCCGTCGGAAGACGGCCGGGCGGTGCAGTTCGTGGTGCCCATCCCGTCCGCGGGGGAGGTTAAAGAGATCGTCCGGGAACTCCGGGATGAAGTGACGGCTTCCGCGCCGGCAGGAATGCAGACGTTCGTGACGGGGCCGGCGGGCCTGGCGGCGGACCTGGTGAGCGCCTTCGCCGGGATTGACGGCATCCTGCTGCTGGTGGCCCTCGCCGCCGTGTTCGTTATCCTGCTGATTGTCTACCGGTCGTTGCTGCTGCCCATCGCGGTGCTTTTCACATCGGTGTTCGCGCTCTGCGCCGCCATCCTGCTGGTGTTCGGGATGGCGAAGCTGGGCTGGATCCAGCTCAACGGCCAAAGCCAGGGCATCCTGTCCATCCTGGTGATCGGTGCGGCCACGGACTACGCGCTGCTCTTCGTGGCCAGGTTCCGTGAAGCCCTGACCCACACCACCAACCGCACCGCCGCCGTGCTCACGGCCTGGAAGGCCTCCTTCGAGCCCATCCTCGCCTCGGGCGCCACCGTGATCATTGCCCTGCTCTGCCTGCTGTTCTCCGACCTCAACTCCAACAAGGCGCTAGGCCCGGTGGCGGCTGCCGGCATCCTTTGTTCTCTCTTTGCGGCCCTGACGCTGCTTCCGGCCATGATGGCATTGCTGGGCCGCGCCGCCTTCTGGCCGTTCCGGCCAAAACTGGTGCCCGAAACCGAGCGTGAACCGCAGCTGGTCACCGGGCTCGAAGGACAGAAGGGGCTGTGGCGTGCCACTGGCTCGCTGGTCTCCCGCCGGCCGCGGACCGTATGGGTCGCCTCCGTGCTGCTGCTCCTGGCGGCTTCCGCCGGCATCCTGCAGCTCAAGGCCAACGGTGTGCCGCAGACCGACGTCATCCTGACCGCTTCCAACGCGGTGGACGGCCAGGACGCCCTGGCCCGCCACTTCGACGCCGGCTCCGGCAGCCCCGTGGTGATCGTCGCCGACCAGGCCGCGGCCGACCGCGTGCTGGACAAGGTCAAGGCGACCGACGGCATCGGCGGGGCCTACCTGCTCTCCGACGGCGGTGTGCCCATCATCAGCGGTGCAGCGGCCGCGCCCGGCGCACCCACGGCGCCCGGTGTCCGGGACGGCAAGGTGCTGATCAACGCCATCCTCGACTATGCGGCCGACTCCACTGATGCCGAAAACGTTGTGGTGAAGCTCCGCGAGAGCGTCAAAACGGCCGATGAAGGTTCGCTGGTGGGCGGCGTGACGGCCACGGCACTGGACACCAACACCACGGCCCAGCGGGACCTCGTGACCATCATCCCCGTGGTCCTGGCCGTCATCCTGGTCATCCTCATGCTGCTGCTGCGCTCCGTGCTGGCGCCCGTCCTGCTGGTGGCCTCTGTGGTCCTGTCCTACGCCGCCGCCATGGGCGTTTCAGCGCTGGTGTTCAACAACATCTTCGGATTCCCGGGAGCCGACGCCACGGTGCCGCTCTTCGGCTTCGTGTTTCTCGTGGCCCTCGGCGTGGACTACAACATCTTCCTGATGAGCCGGGTCCGCGAGGAGTCCCTCAAACACGGCACCAGGCCGGGGCTCCTGCGGGGCCTGGGCGTGACGGGCGGCGTGATCACGTCCGCCGGCGTGGTCCTCGCCGCAACCTTCGCGGCGCTGGGCGTCATCCCCATCATGTTCCTGGTCCAGCTCGCCTTCATCGTCGCCTTCGGGGTGCTGCTGGACACCGTGCTGGTCCGCTCGCTGCTGGTTCCGGCGCTGTCCTACGACCTTGGCCGGCGCATCTGGTGGCCCGGAAAGCTCAGCAAGCCTGAGCCCGATTCGGTTGCGCGGCGGGACACCGCGGACCGCCCGGAGTCTGACCTGGAGGGCGTTGCCCGCCGGTAG
- a CDS encoding class I SAM-dependent methyltransferase, with amino-acid sequence MSAEQPEDVYTHGHHESVVRAHASRTAENSAAFVIPYLTRGSSVLDVGCGPGSITCDFAGLVAPGHVTGLDRSPDVIAHATELASDRGVENVEFVAGNIYDLDFEDGTFDVVHAHQVLQHLTDPVEALREMRRVAKPGGIVAVRDADFHGMSWYPAIQELDEWMDLYQRIARRNGAEPDAGRRLVSWAQAAGFADVAPTSSNWLYATGQQRRWQARVWGERVLHSAFADQALEYGFANAADLARISAGWHRWGSTDDGWFLIPNGEVIARA; translated from the coding sequence ATGAGTGCGGAGCAGCCTGAAGATGTGTACACGCATGGACACCACGAGTCCGTGGTCCGCGCCCATGCCTCGCGGACCGCCGAGAACTCCGCCGCGTTCGTGATCCCCTACCTCACCCGCGGCTCGTCCGTGCTGGACGTCGGCTGCGGGCCCGGGAGCATCACCTGCGACTTCGCCGGCCTCGTCGCGCCGGGGCACGTGACCGGGCTGGACCGCTCTCCGGACGTGATCGCCCACGCCACCGAGCTCGCCTCCGATCGCGGCGTGGAGAACGTCGAGTTCGTGGCGGGCAACATCTATGACCTCGACTTCGAGGACGGAACGTTCGACGTCGTCCATGCCCACCAGGTGCTGCAGCACCTGACGGATCCGGTGGAGGCGCTGCGGGAGATGCGCAGGGTGGCCAAGCCGGGCGGCATCGTGGCCGTGCGCGACGCCGATTTCCACGGCATGAGCTGGTACCCGGCCATCCAGGAACTGGACGAATGGATGGACCTGTACCAGCGGATCGCGCGCCGCAACGGGGCGGAACCCGACGCCGGACGCCGACTCGTTTCGTGGGCCCAGGCGGCAGGGTTCGCCGACGTGGCGCCCACCAGCAGCAACTGGCTGTACGCCACAGGCCAGCAGCGCCGGTGGCAGGCCCGGGTGTGGGGCGAGCGCGTGCTGCACTCGGCGTTCGCGGACCAGGCGCTGGAATACGGCTTCGCCAACGCGGCGGACCTGGCCCGGATCTCTGCGGGATGGCACCGCTGGGGCTCCACCGACGACGGCTGGTTCCTGATCCCCAACGGCGAGGTCATCGCGCGGGCCTGA
- a CDS encoding MarR family winged helix-turn-helix transcriptional regulator, translated as MSEESSGRPEPAAPQGLVRLLQEFTLEANRYVDSAGGRNHMHRTDLNALAVIMRHTAKDQIVTPGVLRKELNLSSPATTALIDRLHNSGHVLRERQGSDRRQVQLRMTPKAYRDGGAMFLPLARQMGAAMAEFTPAELEIAARFMGSMIEATIRAAQEAAGQDAAGSVRPATPQPQPAAPEPPAPSR; from the coding sequence GTGTCAGAGGAGTCATCCGGGCGCCCCGAGCCTGCCGCGCCCCAGGGCCTGGTCCGGCTGCTGCAGGAGTTCACGCTCGAAGCCAACCGCTACGTGGACTCGGCGGGCGGCAGGAACCACATGCACCGCACGGACCTCAATGCGCTCGCCGTGATCATGCGGCATACGGCCAAGGACCAGATCGTCACTCCCGGGGTGCTCCGGAAGGAACTGAACCTCAGCTCCCCCGCCACCACCGCCTTGATCGACCGGCTGCACAACTCCGGCCACGTGCTGCGTGAGCGCCAGGGATCGGACCGCAGGCAGGTCCAGCTTCGCATGACACCCAAGGCCTACCGCGACGGCGGCGCCATGTTCCTTCCGCTGGCCCGCCAGATGGGCGCGGCGATGGCGGAGTTCACCCCGGCCGAGCTCGAGATAGCCGCCCGCTTCATGGGTTCGATGATCGAGGCGACTATCCGTGCAGCACAGGAAGCGGCCGGGCAGGACGCGGCTGGAAGCGTGCGCCCAGCCACACCGCAGCCGCAGCCAGCAGCACCGGAACCGCCAGCGCCCAGCCGCTGA
- a CDS encoding APC family permease, producing the protein MGNNKAGKAGLGLFRATGIYVGAILGSGVLVLPAIAAREAGPASLLAWAALLLFCTPVALSFAEMSRQEPDAGGIAHFVTRAFGRRASVVAGYLFFFAIPFGAPATAVIGGTYIANALGGGHGTALVAAALLLAAGFASNAVGIKLSSRIQLMLMVLLVALLALAVAVAAPYARAGNFAPFAPHGHWPVGGVASLLFFCFAGWEAVTHLAAEFRNPGRDLKRATWLTLVVVGVVYIGVVAAAVAVLGPDLPDSSVPVADLLEKGLGPLAAPLTAVAAAVLTFGPLNTFIAGASRLGARLAADGVLPPAMARGGGPGEVPAASLAALAGMTLLSFGAAIAGLASMQFQIGAASACFTAVTAFGLAAGTRLLRPGTAAWYGVIVAAAVMVLILLFSGWALAVPVLLAAAAVWLGARFQPRPARPLPVLHG; encoded by the coding sequence GTGGGAAACAACAAGGCAGGCAAGGCAGGGCTCGGGCTGTTCCGGGCAACAGGAATCTACGTGGGCGCGATCCTCGGATCCGGGGTTTTGGTCCTTCCGGCCATCGCCGCCCGGGAAGCGGGACCGGCCTCGCTCCTTGCCTGGGCCGCGCTGCTGCTGTTCTGCACGCCGGTCGCCCTCAGTTTCGCCGAAATGAGCCGCCAGGAGCCCGACGCCGGCGGGATCGCCCATTTCGTCACCCGGGCTTTCGGGCGCCGCGCCTCGGTGGTGGCGGGTTATCTGTTCTTCTTCGCCATTCCGTTCGGCGCACCCGCCACGGCCGTGATCGGCGGCACTTACATCGCCAATGCCCTTGGTGGCGGCCACGGGACCGCGCTGGTGGCCGCAGCACTGCTGCTGGCGGCCGGATTCGCGAGCAACGCCGTCGGAATCAAGCTTTCCAGCCGCATCCAGCTGATGCTGATGGTCCTGCTCGTGGCCCTGCTCGCGCTCGCCGTGGCCGTGGCCGCGCCCTATGCCAGGGCTGGGAACTTTGCACCATTCGCCCCGCACGGGCACTGGCCGGTGGGCGGAGTGGCCAGCCTGCTGTTCTTCTGCTTCGCCGGCTGGGAAGCGGTGACCCACCTGGCGGCCGAGTTCCGCAATCCTGGCCGCGACCTCAAACGCGCCACCTGGCTGACGCTCGTCGTCGTCGGCGTGGTGTACATCGGCGTCGTCGCCGCGGCGGTTGCGGTACTGGGCCCGGATTTGCCGGACAGTTCCGTCCCGGTTGCCGACCTGCTCGAAAAGGGGCTGGGGCCCCTGGCCGCCCCGCTCACCGCAGTGGCCGCAGCGGTGCTGACGTTCGGCCCGCTCAACACGTTCATTGCCGGCGCAAGCCGGCTCGGCGCCAGATTGGCGGCCGACGGCGTGCTGCCGCCGGCGATGGCGCGCGGCGGCGGTCCCGGTGAGGTGCCTGCCGCCAGCCTCGCCGCCCTGGCCGGGATGACGCTCTTGTCCTTCGGCGCGGCAATCGCCGGACTGGCCAGCATGCAGTTCCAGATCGGGGCGGCTTCGGCCTGCTTCACCGCAGTGACCGCGTTCGGCCTGGCTGCGGGAACGCGGCTGCTGCGGCCGGGTACGGCGGCCTGGTACGGCGTCATCGTGGCGGCCGCCGTGATGGTGCTGATCCTGCTTTTCAGCGGCTGGGCGCTGGCGGTTCCGGTGCTGCTGGCTGCGGCTGCGGTGTGGCTGGGCGCACGCTTCCAGCCGCGTCCTGCCCGGCCGCTTCCTGTGCTGCACGGATAG